From the Oleiharenicola lentus genome, one window contains:
- a CDS encoding TonB-dependent receptor plug domain-containing protein, giving the protein MKVTPALSLLLVCGAVAAHAQTAGGPVTVLEKFIITESAGYRAGDVLPTSRPVDSVFGPGLTALELPRAVTVITPELMRRFDLQSLGDLGRIGAGTQPANYFGIAGTPYLRGAKAGVFFNGMGRAYQRNEMPVSFGSLEALDLVKGPAPAHLGPVPEGGYANFIPKSPYFDRARGSLAVTVGSHNLRHAQLDYGSPFLLGGKPAAYRVSLTGQQADSYWKNVGNDYFSAYAALKVRLSEHLSLFTGAEYYDFHSNENPGWNRVTQDLIDRGEYLIGEPQNIASAAWGGIADRDLLTAPGAFTGQPANFRALILPAAVAEARIAPGLRALMEDRRAVDGGYRYTQAYFNAGGTALTDKIDGSSVLSDPNDFADSRDFLWFLDLVSTHDTDRTVTWKSLVEKLRTDKHSSYGYGVQTEQLVVDNKLLVEQRGLSPRDTTLTYGAGLRYTYAWMLQDFAAEPFNRRDISRATISANSRVPAGRDPDPNGRNLWSTGIGGSTESDLWQGALFATARTRWHETLDTFLSLRAETVNYRADLPVEVGRATLAQREAAGRSGEKHHGSGALSVAWTPWANTNLYASYQRGTALQPGQGGTVNSKSNFASAELTELGAKVSLLDGHLFAGLAGYEWENARFNDRENRAESLSGRGAELELTWAPTQDFSVIASAGSQRVFRLDPLGFRARYAPAERIALEAATFDAGVTPTPALNPQLIYPGTPETQAKLDVAWQVTPAWGCSVGAVWSHAFYHNFERTLVLPESLVWRGSVHWKQGPLTVRLSAENLFGEDYFLGADPLFSHNNLVTKAPDASGKLTVTWNF; this is encoded by the coding sequence ATGAAGGTCACCCCTGCACTTTCCCTGCTTCTGGTCTGCGGAGCCGTCGCTGCCCATGCGCAGACGGCGGGCGGGCCGGTGACGGTGCTGGAGAAGTTCATCATCACGGAGAGCGCCGGCTACCGTGCGGGCGATGTCCTGCCGACCTCGCGGCCGGTGGATTCGGTGTTTGGCCCGGGCCTGACCGCGCTCGAACTGCCGCGCGCGGTGACCGTGATCACGCCCGAGCTGATGCGCCGTTTCGACCTGCAAAGCCTCGGCGACCTGGGCCGCATCGGCGCCGGCACGCAGCCGGCCAATTATTTCGGCATCGCCGGAACACCCTACCTGCGCGGCGCCAAGGCCGGCGTGTTCTTCAACGGCATGGGCCGTGCCTATCAGCGCAACGAGATGCCCGTTTCCTTCGGCTCACTTGAGGCGCTCGATCTCGTGAAAGGCCCCGCCCCCGCCCATCTCGGCCCGGTGCCCGAAGGTGGCTACGCCAACTTCATCCCCAAATCCCCCTACTTCGACCGGGCGCGTGGTTCCCTCGCGGTGACCGTCGGCTCGCACAACCTCCGGCACGCGCAGCTGGACTACGGGAGTCCCTTTCTGCTGGGCGGCAAACCAGCGGCCTACCGCGTGTCCCTCACCGGCCAGCAGGCGGACAGTTACTGGAAGAACGTCGGCAATGACTACTTCTCCGCCTACGCCGCACTCAAGGTGCGGCTCAGCGAGCACCTCAGCCTCTTCACCGGGGCGGAATACTACGATTTTCACAGCAACGAGAACCCCGGCTGGAACCGCGTCACCCAGGATCTCATCGACCGCGGCGAATACCTCATCGGTGAACCGCAGAACATCGCGAGCGCCGCCTGGGGCGGCATCGCCGACCGCGACCTGCTCACCGCCCCGGGCGCGTTCACCGGACAACCGGCCAATTTTCGCGCGCTCATCCTGCCGGCCGCCGTGGCCGAGGCGCGCATCGCGCCGGGCCTGCGAGCGCTGATGGAGGACCGCCGCGCCGTGGACGGCGGCTACCGCTACACGCAGGCGTATTTCAATGCCGGCGGCACGGCGCTCACCGATAAAATCGACGGCTCCAGCGTGTTGTCGGATCCCAATGACTTCGCCGACTCGCGTGACTTCCTGTGGTTCCTCGACCTGGTTTCGACCCACGACACCGACCGCACGGTCACCTGGAAATCGCTGGTGGAAAAACTCCGCACCGACAAGCACTCGAGCTACGGCTACGGCGTGCAGACGGAGCAGCTGGTGGTGGACAACAAGCTGCTCGTGGAGCAGCGCGGCCTGTCGCCCCGCGACACCACGCTCACTTACGGTGCCGGCCTGCGCTACACTTACGCGTGGATGCTGCAGGACTTCGCCGCCGAGCCCTTCAACCGGCGGGACATTTCCCGCGCTACGATCTCCGCCAACAGCCGCGTCCCGGCAGGACGCGATCCCGATCCGAACGGACGCAACCTCTGGTCCACCGGCATCGGCGGTAGCACCGAGTCGGATCTTTGGCAGGGCGCGCTCTTCGCCACGGCGCGCACCCGCTGGCACGAGACGCTCGACACGTTCCTCTCGCTGCGGGCCGAGACGGTGAACTACCGGGCTGACCTGCCCGTTGAGGTCGGGCGTGCCACCCTCGCCCAGCGCGAGGCCGCCGGGCGCAGCGGCGAGAAGCACCATGGTTCGGGCGCACTCAGCGTCGCCTGGACTCCATGGGCCAACACCAATCTCTATGCCAGCTACCAGCGCGGCACCGCGCTCCAGCCCGGCCAGGGCGGCACGGTTAACAGCAAGAGCAACTTCGCCTCCGCCGAGCTCACGGAACTCGGCGCGAAGGTTTCTTTGCTCGACGGTCATCTCTTCGCGGGTCTCGCCGGCTACGAGTGGGAGAATGCCCGCTTCAACGACCGCGAAAACCGCGCCGAAAGCCTGAGCGGCCGCGGCGCCGAACTGGAACTCACCTGGGCGCCGACACAGGACTTCAGCGTCATCGCCTCCGCCGGTTCGCAACGCGTGTTCCGGCTGGACCCACTCGGCTTCCGCGCCCGCTACGCCCCGGCCGAGCGCATTGCGCTGGAGGCCGCGACGTTTGACGCCGGCGTCACGCCGACCCCGGCGCTGAATCCGCAGCTGATCTACCCGGGAACGCCGGAAACCCAGGCCAAGCTCGACGTCGCGTGGCAAGTCACGCCGGCGTGGGGTTGCTCGGTTGGCGCGGTTTGGAGCCATGCCTTCTACCACAACTTCGAGCGCACCCTGGTGCTGCCGGAGTCACTGGTCTGGCGCGGAAGCGTCCACTGGAAGCAGGGACCGCTCACGGTGCGCCTCTCTGCCGAGAACTTGTTCGGCGAGGATTACTTCCTTGGGGCCGACCCGCTTTTTTCCCACAACAACCTTGTGACCAAAGCGCCCGACGCATCCGGCAAGCTCACGGTCACTTGGAATTTCTGA
- a CDS encoding efflux RND transporter permease subunit, with translation MNLTEIFIRRPVLATVLNLFLLIAGWQAIQKLVVRQYPFTSNAVVTVSVAYPGANADLVRGFVTTPLEREIASADGIDFIESVSRQGGASISIRLRLNYDPNDALTQITAKVNRVRGELPAGSEDPIFDVAVGETTPSAFIGFSSETMQSNQITDYLVRVVQPKLSTIPGVQKAEVLGGRVFAMRIWLKPDKMAALGLSAGQVRTALAAQNYLSAVGQAKGSMMTVNLTAQTDLRDVEGFRNIIIRESGTQLVRLRDIADVVLGAENYDSLVNFSGVNGVFIGVSALPTANAIDVIKGVRQVMPEIQEQLPPGLSAKIVADFTEFINDSIHEVMLTLVEAMVIVIIVIYLFLGSFRSVVIPIVAIPLSLVGVCTLMLAMGFSINLLTLLAMVLAIGLVVDDAIVVVENIHRHIEEGLSPFAAAIKGAHELVGPVIAMTITLAAVYAPVGFQSGLTGALFREFAFTLAGAVIISGFVALTLSPVMCARILRHNPNPRGFEALLNRSFDRLQNAYERLLHVALETRGAVFMVAALVFAAIVPFFLLTKSELAPPEDQSVILFNAEMTPTATVEQTMMFAKEVADLIRKDYPVETAELFLFVGRGGTANSAFIGWRLKPWGQRHRTAMQLLPEIQAKVATLGGIRLSAFLRPSLPGAAGGLPVQVVVNSTESHARVAEVSDALLQRAMRSGLFVFGDNNLKFDLPQVNLVIDREKAAALGINMSQLGADLGAMLGGGYVNRFAFEGRAYRVVPQVTRLARLNPDQVTEFYVSTSKGELVPLSSIATEESVVQPRELRRFQQLNAATLAFSPAPGVSQGQALDWIRTEAAAFFPQGFTLDFNGESRQFVQEGSSLMVTFLFAVVAIFLVLAAQYESWRDPFIIMMSVPLSIAGAMVFLFFGFATLNIYTQVGLITLVGLITKHGILIVEFANKLQEEQGMSVRHAVEHAAAVRLRPILMTTAAMVLGVLPLLRAEGAGAESRFSIGLVIATGMSIGTLFTLFVVPAFYTLLAERRHQQKAAAPTTAVAVQAAH, from the coding sequence ATGAACCTCACCGAGATTTTCATCCGGCGACCGGTCCTCGCGACGGTCCTCAACCTCTTCCTGCTCATCGCCGGCTGGCAGGCCATCCAGAAGCTCGTCGTCCGCCAGTATCCCTTCACGAGCAACGCCGTCGTCACGGTCTCTGTCGCCTACCCCGGCGCCAACGCCGACCTCGTGCGCGGCTTCGTCACCACGCCGCTGGAACGCGAGATCGCCTCGGCCGACGGCATCGACTTCATCGAATCCGTCAGCCGCCAGGGCGGCGCGTCCATCTCGATCCGGTTGCGGCTCAATTACGACCCGAACGACGCGCTGACCCAGATCACCGCCAAGGTGAACCGCGTGCGCGGCGAGCTGCCCGCCGGTTCCGAAGACCCGATCTTTGACGTGGCCGTGGGCGAAACGACGCCTTCGGCCTTCATCGGCTTCAGCAGCGAAACGATGCAGAGCAACCAGATCACCGACTACCTGGTGCGCGTCGTGCAGCCGAAGCTCTCCACCATCCCCGGCGTGCAGAAGGCCGAGGTGCTCGGCGGTCGCGTCTTCGCCATGCGCATCTGGCTCAAGCCCGACAAGATGGCCGCGCTGGGCCTCAGCGCGGGTCAGGTGCGCACCGCCCTCGCCGCGCAGAACTACCTCTCCGCCGTCGGCCAGGCCAAGGGCTCCATGATGACCGTCAACCTCACCGCGCAGACCGACCTGCGCGACGTGGAGGGCTTCCGCAACATCATCATCCGCGAGAGCGGCACGCAGCTCGTGCGCCTGCGTGACATCGCCGACGTCGTCCTCGGCGCGGAAAACTACGACTCGCTCGTCAACTTCTCCGGCGTGAACGGCGTGTTCATCGGCGTCTCCGCCCTGCCCACGGCCAACGCGATCGACGTCATCAAGGGCGTGCGCCAAGTCATGCCCGAGATCCAGGAGCAGCTACCGCCCGGCCTGAGCGCCAAGATCGTCGCCGACTTCACCGAGTTCATCAACGACTCCATCCACGAGGTGATGCTGACGCTCGTCGAAGCCATGGTCATCGTGATCATCGTTATCTACCTGTTCCTCGGTTCGTTCCGCTCCGTTGTGATCCCGATCGTGGCGATCCCGCTGTCGCTGGTCGGCGTCTGCACGCTGATGCTGGCCATGGGCTTCTCGATCAACCTGCTCACGCTGCTCGCCATGGTGCTCGCCATCGGCCTCGTGGTGGACGACGCCATCGTCGTGGTGGAAAACATCCACCGCCACATCGAGGAGGGTCTCTCACCCTTCGCCGCCGCCATCAAGGGCGCGCACGAGCTGGTCGGACCGGTCATCGCCATGACCATCACGCTCGCGGCCGTGTATGCGCCGGTGGGCTTCCAAAGCGGCCTGACCGGTGCGCTCTTCCGCGAGTTTGCCTTCACGCTGGCGGGCGCCGTGATCATCTCCGGCTTCGTCGCGCTCACGCTCTCGCCCGTGATGTGTGCCCGTATCCTGCGCCACAATCCCAACCCCCGCGGCTTCGAGGCCTTGCTCAACCGGAGTTTCGACCGCCTGCAGAACGCCTACGAGCGCCTGCTCCACGTCGCCTTGGAAACGCGCGGCGCGGTCTTCATGGTCGCCGCGCTCGTGTTCGCCGCCATCGTGCCCTTCTTCCTGCTGACCAAGAGCGAACTCGCGCCGCCGGAGGACCAGAGCGTGATTCTCTTCAACGCGGAGATGACGCCGACAGCCACCGTCGAACAGACCATGATGTTCGCCAAGGAGGTGGCCGATCTCATCCGCAAGGACTACCCGGTTGAGACCGCAGAACTCTTCCTCTTCGTCGGCCGCGGCGGCACGGCTAACAGCGCCTTCATCGGCTGGCGCTTGAAGCCGTGGGGCCAGCGCCACCGCACCGCCATGCAGCTGCTGCCCGAAATCCAGGCCAAGGTCGCCACCCTCGGTGGCATCCGGCTCTCGGCGTTTCTCCGGCCTTCGCTGCCCGGCGCCGCCGGCGGCCTGCCGGTGCAGGTGGTCGTGAACTCGACCGAATCGCATGCGCGCGTGGCCGAAGTGTCCGACGCGCTGCTGCAGCGCGCGATGCGCAGCGGGCTGTTCGTCTTCGGCGACAACAACCTGAAGTTCGACCTGCCGCAGGTGAACCTCGTCATCGACCGCGAAAAGGCCGCCGCGCTCGGCATCAACATGTCGCAGCTCGGTGCCGACCTCGGGGCGATGCTTGGCGGCGGCTACGTGAACCGCTTCGCCTTCGAGGGCCGCGCCTACCGCGTCGTCCCGCAGGTCACGCGACTCGCCCGCCTTAACCCCGACCAGGTCACCGAGTTCTACGTCTCGACCAGCAAAGGCGAGCTCGTGCCGCTCTCGTCCATCGCGACGGAGGAGTCCGTCGTCCAACCGCGCGAACTGCGCCGCTTCCAGCAGCTGAACGCCGCCACGCTGGCGTTCTCCCCCGCGCCGGGCGTGTCGCAGGGCCAGGCGCTGGACTGGATCCGCACCGAGGCGGCGGCGTTCTTCCCGCAGGGCTTCACGCTCGATTTCAACGGCGAGTCGCGCCAGTTCGTGCAGGAAGGCAGCTCGCTCATGGTGACGTTCCTGTTCGCCGTCGTGGCAATCTTCCTCGTGCTGGCCGCGCAATACGAGAGCTGGCGAGATCCATTCATCATCATGATGTCCGTGCCGCTCTCGATCGCCGGCGCGATGGTGTTCCTGTTCTTCGGCTTCGCCACGCTCAACATCTACACGCAGGTCGGCCTCATCACCCTCGTTGGCCTCATTACCAAGCATGGCATCCTGATCGTGGAGTTCGCCAACAAGCTCCAGGAGGAACAGGGCATGAGCGTCCGGCACGCGGTCGAGCATGCCGCCGCCGTCCGCCTGCGCCCGATCCTCATGACGACCGCCGCCATGGTGCTCGGCGTATTGCCGCTGCTGCGCGCCGAGGGCGCCGGCGCCGAGAGCCGTTTCAGCATCGGCCTCGTCATCGCCACGGGCATGAGCATCGGCACGCTTTTCACGCTCTTCGTGGTGCCAGCGTTCTACACGCTGCTCGCCGAAAGGCGTCACCAGCAAAAGGCCGCCGCGCCCACGACCGCCGTCGCCGTGCAGGCCGCGCATTAA
- a CDS encoding efflux RND transporter periplasmic adaptor subunit has product MNKRFLLTTVIAVAVLGAIFGYKALQIRQAKAAMAARKPVPAAVTTALAARQDWAMTLGSVGTLQSYQGITVRSEIEGRIVRIAFESGARVQAGDVLVEMDTAAETAQLRSYEATARLAELNLQRARELRQTNANTQADLDASEAAFLQAQANIEATKATLAKKRIVAPFTGRIGIRQVNIGQFLNKGDALATLEAVDPIYADFALPQQNIAQLATGLSVKVTVDAFPDRQFDGKIEAIDPRITDTTRNLRLRATLANKDEVLHPGMFARIDVVLPGDTAVIVLPTTAVVYSPYGDSVYVVGQKDGAPVAEQRWVKVGPKRGDLISILEGLKEGEQVVTIGQSKLRPGSALKVNNTVVPASSPAPKPVES; this is encoded by the coding sequence ATGAATAAACGTTTCCTGCTCACGACCGTCATAGCGGTCGCCGTCCTCGGCGCCATTTTCGGTTACAAGGCCCTCCAAATCCGCCAGGCCAAGGCCGCGATGGCCGCCCGCAAACCCGTGCCTGCCGCGGTCACGACCGCCCTGGCCGCCCGCCAGGATTGGGCCATGACGCTCGGCTCGGTCGGCACGCTCCAGAGCTACCAAGGCATCACCGTGCGCTCGGAGATCGAGGGCCGCATCGTCCGCATCGCCTTTGAATCCGGCGCCCGCGTGCAGGCCGGCGACGTGCTCGTGGAGATGGACACCGCCGCTGAGACGGCCCAGTTGCGCAGCTACGAAGCCACCGCGCGGCTCGCCGAACTCAACCTCCAGCGCGCGCGCGAACTCCGCCAGACCAACGCCAACACCCAGGCCGACCTCGACGCCTCCGAGGCCGCCTTCCTGCAGGCCCAGGCCAACATCGAAGCCACCAAGGCCACGCTGGCCAAGAAGCGCATCGTCGCGCCCTTCACCGGCCGCATCGGCATCCGCCAGGTCAACATCGGCCAGTTCCTCAACAAGGGCGATGCCCTCGCCACCCTCGAAGCTGTTGATCCGATCTACGCGGACTTCGCCCTGCCCCAGCAGAACATCGCCCAGCTCGCCACCGGCTTGTCCGTGAAAGTCACGGTGGATGCGTTCCCCGACCGCCAGTTCGACGGCAAGATCGAGGCCATCGACCCGCGCATCACCGACACCACGCGCAATCTCCGCCTCCGCGCCACGCTGGCGAACAAAGACGAGGTGCTCCACCCCGGCATGTTCGCGCGGATCGACGTCGTGTTGCCCGGCGACACCGCCGTCATCGTGCTGCCCACCACCGCCGTGGTTTACAGCCCCTACGGCGATTCCGTTTATGTTGTCGGCCAGAAAGACGGCGCCCCCGTCGCCGAGCAGCGCTGGGTCAAAGTCGGCCCGAAGCGCGGCGACCTCATCTCAATCCTTGAAGGCCTGAAGGAAGGCGAACAAGTCGTCACCATCGGCCAGTCCAAGCTGCGTCCCGGCTCAGCGCTCAAGGTGAACAACACCGTTGTGCCCGCCAGCAGCCCCGCCCCGAAGCCCGTGGAGAGCTGA
- a CDS encoding TonB-dependent receptor has translation MQIPTRILLLTLASAALATAPAQTTRTPDAAATVKLEPVRVTADLWESPLARIPASVTVYDEPALRAGAARHFGDLVDQIPNLTWTGGTSRPRYLQIRGIGENSQFEGETPDSAVRFLVDDLDFTGLGTIGSTFDVSQAEVLRGPQAGAFGANAAGGVVRLVTNAPTPFWTGRAEATVGGDSLRTGSFAVGGPLSPARPEQLMFRLALLQSESDGFRRNLSLNRDTNARDEQTARLRFTWNPNELWRWDATLLAADFDNGYDEFALDNNGRNTFSDQPGQDAQKSVAASLRGTFSGWEGVRVTSVTGAARTRSRYSYDDDWTDASYMGFSDLARLRWVVNQELRFDSAPGAARRWTLGAFYSDTEEFSRYTNTDPWNIRGLRTHYRAENTALFGQIAHDLGDGSRLIAGLRAEQLDLHGAGTKTRYRAGSNSYDPVVNTRPSFDDTLWGGRVVIEHDLSVNELAFVSVTRGYKAGGINVDARIDVTSDPLTYDTETLWNWEAGLRGHWLGAKLTGEVTAFLIQREDTQVRDSAGFGGNYRFFTDNGGDSHVYGLEAAGAYALTPAWSVRASLALMRSELETFTLSNGNTGGGRVLANTPRYGYTLGVRYDAGAGIFGSAELVGRAQQFDSNNQNEARRAFRVVNATLGYAWARWSVTLWGKNLFDEEYDRRVYFFGNEDPDYIETRYENRADPRQVGVSAAYRF, from the coding sequence ATGCAAATCCCGACACGAATCCTCCTTCTCACCCTCGCCAGTGCGGCCCTTGCGACCGCGCCGGCCCAGACCACCCGGACGCCAGACGCCGCTGCGACCGTGAAGCTCGAGCCGGTGCGCGTCACCGCCGATCTCTGGGAATCGCCGCTCGCGCGCATCCCGGCCAGCGTCACGGTCTATGACGAGCCCGCCCTGCGCGCCGGCGCGGCCCGCCATTTCGGCGACCTCGTGGACCAGATCCCCAACCTCACGTGGACCGGCGGCACGTCGCGTCCGCGCTATCTCCAGATCCGCGGCATCGGTGAAAATTCTCAGTTTGAGGGCGAGACGCCTGATTCCGCCGTGCGCTTCCTCGTGGACGATCTCGACTTCACCGGTCTTGGCACGATCGGCTCAACCTTTGACGTCAGCCAGGCCGAGGTGCTGCGTGGCCCGCAGGCCGGGGCCTTCGGCGCCAACGCGGCCGGCGGCGTCGTGCGGCTCGTGACCAACGCGCCCACGCCCTTCTGGACCGGCCGCGCCGAGGCCACCGTGGGCGGTGACTCGCTCCGCACCGGCTCGTTCGCCGTCGGCGGCCCGCTCTCGCCGGCGCGGCCCGAGCAACTGATGTTCCGCCTGGCGCTGCTGCAGAGCGAGAGCGACGGCTTCCGCCGCAACCTTTCGCTCAACCGCGACACCAACGCGCGCGACGAGCAGACCGCCCGCCTGCGCTTCACCTGGAATCCGAACGAGCTCTGGCGCTGGGACGCCACGCTCCTCGCCGCCGACTTCGACAACGGCTACGACGAGTTCGCCCTCGACAACAACGGACGCAACACGTTCAGCGATCAGCCCGGTCAGGATGCGCAGAAATCCGTGGCCGCCAGCCTGCGCGGGACCTTCTCCGGCTGGGAAGGCGTGCGTGTGACCTCGGTCACGGGCGCCGCGCGCACGCGCTCGCGCTACAGCTACGACGACGACTGGACCGACGCCTCCTACATGGGCTTCAGCGACCTCGCCCGCCTGCGCTGGGTGGTGAACCAGGAGCTGCGGTTCGACTCCGCGCCCGGCGCCGCGCGCCGCTGGACGCTCGGGGCCTTTTATTCCGACACCGAGGAATTCTCGCGCTACACCAACACCGATCCTTGGAACATCCGCGGCCTGCGCACGCACTACCGGGCGGAGAACACCGCGCTCTTCGGCCAGATCGCCCATGATCTCGGCGACGGCTCACGGCTGATCGCCGGTCTGCGCGCCGAGCAGCTCGACCTGCACGGCGCGGGCACGAAGACCCGCTACCGTGCCGGCAGCAACAGCTACGATCCGGTGGTTAACACCCGGCCTTCCTTCGACGACACGCTCTGGGGCGGCCGCGTGGTGATCGAGCACGACCTCAGCGTGAACGAACTGGCCTTTGTGTCCGTCACGCGCGGCTACAAGGCCGGCGGCATCAACGTGGATGCGCGTATCGACGTCACGAGCGATCCGCTCACCTACGACACCGAGACGCTCTGGAACTGGGAGGCCGGCCTGCGCGGCCACTGGCTCGGCGCAAAGCTCACGGGCGAGGTTACGGCTTTCCTGATTCAGCGTGAGGACACGCAGGTGCGCGACTCGGCCGGCTTCGGCGGCAACTACCGGTTCTTCACCGACAACGGCGGCGACTCGCATGTTTACGGGCTCGAGGCTGCCGGCGCCTACGCACTCACGCCGGCCTGGTCGGTGCGGGCCTCGCTCGCGCTGATGCGTTCCGAACTGGAGACGTTCACGCTCAGCAATGGCAACACCGGCGGCGGCCGGGTGCTGGCCAACACGCCGCGCTACGGCTACACGCTGGGCGTGCGTTACGATGCCGGTGCGGGAATCTTCGGCAGCGCGGAGCTCGTCGGCCGGGCGCAGCAGTTTGATTCCAACAACCAGAACGAGGCCCGCCGCGCCTTCCGCGTGGTCAATGCCACGCTCGGTTACGCGTGGGCGCGCTGGAGCGTGACCCTGTGGGGCAAGAACCTGTTCGACGAGGAATACGACCGCCGCGTGTATTTCTTCGGCAACGAGGACCCGGACTACATCGAGACGCGTTACGAGAACCGCGCCGATCCGCGCCAGGTCGGCGTGAGCGCCGCCTACCGATTCTGA
- a CDS encoding MotA/TolQ/ExbB proton channel family protein: MAILSRNKGIFSRDFLVPNIGLLASILLVWIFFVTVVNPRVREVEITQRLAAAGQAADKNKAAQRSIYIIIKDPEQAVEIALWVWATIILTYKLIEVGRERSLLKHDFIGVRQGERIIPEDALDRYKQMKEAVEATPRWQERLLPDFLLAALHRFQATSSVQDAASAVKERAELVADNLDSELSLIRYIAWAIPAVGFIGTVRGIGDALTHAEEAIKGDLSGVISALGLAFNSTLVALILSMVLMYMLHMLQSRQEALILELQNYCREKLVHIMRVPLREADSTGA, translated from the coding sequence ATGGCCATCCTCTCCCGCAACAAGGGTATTTTCTCCCGCGACTTCCTCGTTCCCAACATAGGCCTCCTGGCCTCGATCCTTCTGGTCTGGATCTTTTTCGTGACGGTGGTCAACCCGCGCGTCAGGGAGGTGGAGATCACCCAGCGACTCGCCGCCGCCGGCCAGGCCGCCGACAAGAACAAGGCCGCCCAGCGCTCAATCTACATCATCATCAAGGATCCCGAGCAGGCCGTGGAGATCGCGCTCTGGGTCTGGGCCACGATCATCCTCACCTACAAGCTCATCGAGGTCGGGCGCGAACGCTCGCTGCTCAAGCACGACTTCATCGGCGTGCGGCAGGGCGAGCGCATCATCCCGGAGGACGCGCTCGACCGCTACAAACAGATGAAGGAGGCCGTCGAGGCCACGCCCCGCTGGCAGGAGCGCCTGCTGCCGGATTTCCTGCTGGCGGCGCTGCACCGTTTTCAGGCGACCAGTTCCGTCCAGGATGCGGCGAGCGCGGTCAAGGAACGCGCCGAGCTCGTGGCCGACAACCTCGACTCGGAACTCTCGCTCATCCGCTACATCGCGTGGGCCATCCCCGCGGTCGGTTTCATCGGCACCGTGCGCGGCATCGGCGACGCGCTCACGCATGCGGAGGAGGCGATCAAGGGTGATCTCAGCGGCGTGATCTCGGCGCTCGGCCTCGCGTTCAACTCCACGCTGGTGGCGCTGATCCTCAGCATGGTCCTCATGTATATGCTGCACATGCTGCAGTCGCGGCAGGAGGCGCTGATCCTCGAGCTGCAGAACTACTGCCGCGAAAAGCTCGTCCACATCATGCGCGTGCCGCTGCGCGAGGCCGATTCCACGGGAGCCTGA